The following proteins are encoded in a genomic region of Desulfosporosinus youngiae DSM 17734:
- a CDS encoding radical SAM protein, which translates to MHYTGTIYRPPAEAKTILLQVTVGCSHDCCTFCSMYKDVPFRIEPIEQIEEDLKEVLDLRPNAERVYLVGGDPFVLSFEQLKLIAGKIKEYLPHCKTISMYARITNIKSKTTEELKILSSLGINQLYIGIETGHNEILTRIHKGNTAEEAVVQCKRLEEARIEYHGIYLNGLAGHTKGEISALATAKFFNQLKPRSIGITSLTLIPGTELYEQKLKGEFVEANEFERVQELKCFIEHLETNTKVFANHVSIATPVIGKIPEDRSKMLKVLQDTIDDFDENELRQYREQLKQL; encoded by the coding sequence ATGCATTACACAGGTACGATCTATAGACCGCCTGCCGAGGCTAAAACCATACTATTGCAAGTCACAGTCGGATGTTCACATGACTGCTGCACATTTTGCAGCATGTACAAGGATGTCCCATTTCGTATCGAACCGATCGAGCAAATAGAGGAAGATTTAAAAGAGGTTCTTGACCTGCGGCCAAATGCTGAAAGGGTATACCTTGTCGGTGGTGATCCCTTTGTTTTAAGCTTTGAACAGCTGAAACTAATTGCCGGAAAAATTAAAGAATACCTGCCGCACTGTAAAACTATTTCCATGTATGCTCGGATAACCAATATCAAATCAAAAACAACCGAGGAACTTAAGATACTGAGTTCTCTGGGAATTAATCAGCTGTATATCGGAATTGAAACCGGTCATAATGAGATATTAACTCGAATCCATAAAGGAAATACCGCCGAAGAAGCTGTGGTACAATGCAAACGATTAGAGGAAGCCAGAATCGAGTATCATGGAATCTATTTAAATGGATTAGCTGGTCATACTAAAGGGGAAATCAGTGCTCTGGCAACGGCCAAATTTTTTAATCAACTCAAACCAAGAAGTATAGGGATAACCTCTTTAACTCTAATACCGGGTACAGAGTTATATGAACAAAAACTTAAGGGCGAATTTGTTGAAGCCAACGAATTCGAACGTGTTCAAGAATTAAAATGCTTTATCGAACATCTGGAAACAAACACCAAAGTTTTTGCTAATCATGTATCAATAGCGACTCCCGTAATTGGTAAAATTCCTGAAGATCGATCTAAGATGCTTAAAGTATTGCAAGATACTATTGACGATTTTGATGAAAACGAATTAAGGCAATATCGAGAGCAGTTAAAACAGTTGTAA
- a CDS encoding LuxR C-terminal-related transcriptional regulator, with amino-acid sequence MEEAAYSPVLIRTKYSKPGGGSYLIPRRRLHRRLGNSLNHKVTTVTAPAGYGKTSAVLEWLAQAGLPAAWLSVDAEDNNPRVFWRYICAALDEIALGIGKETEYVFSSYELLKANIHLSILINKLLEQESDFLLVLDDVHWLTDPAILQGLSYLISYLPPKMHLILISRIEPKLNLTKQGIKSQLVRITSEDLRFRNEEFFQFYQTRGFMMDQAALQKVESYTEGWAAALVAIAMSMEKDMVNHKTMEGLTHCRRDIGQYLQTEVIDSWPEEMKSFALQTSILDILSESLCNAVTGDNTGSRMLRDMYEKNGFLIALDDEKHEYRWHKLFKDILSKQLIKSDPGIVSELHIRAATWYKEYGFNVKAFEHYLQGTSYEEAVSLFEQKVKVPFITNNEFVWAFSWIEKLPEAYKDKSFKIAGMYVMYYAQIELFALSRQWLAKMEGLLAAQPYASNQELSNFARTLFTLCEANLLIREGKIAELFAKVKLAAEVNAGQTYKVLDYLDLNLMDIYFCRCPFHSLSQLFKENQNRFREMIGNYRTMIARNPGYAHLLVGEYLYESNRLEEALPYLVQALDEAQSANCPGALVPTMVCLARMKKVKGDMTSAHEVLEACEKKLEHSGKVHWNYLLQAFRTRLYLDSGDMEKAEEWFNSARLDSYMEISKTREFELIVYARVLMAMGRIYDAELLLTRLLAFTKLKARRHSMVEILNLLAMLYYQTNKMPQAVNYLEKSLSIGREAGYVRSYLDESDLMMNLLRYCIIKWGDGENYDTPEALIVYAKEIFRQTQKNLPMKPAISSEATAKMLLTNKEKTVLKLLLEAYSNKEIAHKMGITLRTVKSHTSNIYCKLGVTSRAQCVKLARELRLE; translated from the coding sequence ATGGAAGAAGCAGCATACAGCCCCGTATTGATAAGAACGAAATACAGCAAGCCTGGGGGCGGCTCTTATCTGATTCCGCGTCGGCGCTTACATCGGAGATTGGGTAATTCACTTAACCATAAGGTTACCACAGTGACGGCACCTGCCGGCTATGGCAAAACCTCTGCCGTCCTCGAATGGCTGGCACAGGCTGGGCTGCCGGCAGCCTGGCTGTCGGTCGATGCTGAAGACAATAACCCCAGGGTATTCTGGCGTTATATCTGTGCAGCTCTCGATGAAATTGCCCTGGGGATAGGCAAAGAAACAGAATATGTCTTCTCATCCTATGAACTGCTCAAAGCCAATATTCATTTGAGTATCCTGATCAACAAACTCTTGGAGCAGGAATCCGACTTCCTGCTCGTGCTCGATGACGTTCATTGGCTGACAGATCCTGCAATTTTGCAGGGGTTATCCTATTTAATCAGCTATCTTCCGCCCAAAATGCATCTGATCCTCATCAGCAGGATCGAGCCCAAGCTGAATCTCACCAAGCAGGGGATAAAATCCCAACTGGTCAGAATCACTTCCGAAGATTTGCGCTTTCGGAACGAAGAGTTTTTTCAGTTCTATCAGACAAGAGGTTTTATGATGGATCAGGCGGCTCTGCAAAAGGTCGAAAGTTATACCGAAGGCTGGGCGGCAGCTTTGGTGGCTATCGCCATGTCCATGGAGAAGGATATGGTAAACCATAAAACCATGGAGGGGCTGACCCACTGCAGGCGGGATATCGGTCAATATCTCCAAACTGAAGTTATCGACTCCTGGCCGGAAGAAATGAAGTCCTTTGCTTTGCAAACCTCCATTTTGGACATACTCAGCGAATCCTTATGCAACGCTGTCACAGGGGACAATACGGGCAGCCGGATGCTGCGGGATATGTATGAGAAGAATGGCTTCCTGATTGCGCTGGATGATGAGAAACATGAGTATCGCTGGCATAAACTATTTAAAGACATCTTGTCTAAACAACTGATAAAGTCTGATCCGGGCATAGTTTCAGAGTTGCATATCAGGGCTGCAACCTGGTACAAAGAGTATGGTTTTAATGTCAAGGCCTTTGAACACTATCTGCAGGGTACTTCCTATGAAGAGGCCGTTAGCCTTTTTGAACAAAAAGTAAAGGTACCCTTCATAACTAACAATGAATTTGTCTGGGCATTCTCCTGGATAGAGAAACTGCCTGAAGCTTATAAGGATAAAAGCTTTAAGATTGCCGGCATGTATGTCATGTATTATGCGCAAATAGAACTTTTCGCCTTATCCAGACAATGGTTAGCCAAAATGGAAGGATTATTGGCTGCCCAACCTTACGCTTCTAATCAAGAACTGAGCAACTTTGCCAGGACATTATTCACGTTATGCGAAGCAAATCTTCTCATCAGAGAAGGTAAGATCGCAGAGCTTTTTGCGAAAGTGAAGTTGGCCGCTGAAGTCAACGCTGGGCAGACTTATAAAGTGCTTGACTACTTGGACTTAAATTTGATGGACATCTACTTTTGCCGCTGCCCGTTTCATTCATTGTCACAGTTGTTTAAGGAAAATCAGAATAGATTTCGGGAAATGATTGGAAATTACCGAACCATGATTGCCCGAAATCCCGGGTATGCTCACCTGTTAGTCGGGGAATACCTTTATGAAAGCAACCGGCTGGAAGAAGCCCTCCCCTATCTGGTGCAAGCACTGGACGAGGCGCAGTCTGCCAATTGCCCGGGTGCCCTTGTGCCAACCATGGTCTGTCTGGCCCGTATGAAAAAAGTCAAGGGGGATATGACAAGTGCCCATGAAGTCCTGGAGGCTTGTGAAAAAAAACTTGAGCACAGCGGTAAAGTACACTGGAATTATCTTCTTCAAGCCTTCCGAACTCGTCTGTATCTTGATTCCGGGGATATGGAAAAAGCGGAGGAGTGGTTTAACAGCGCCAGACTTGACAGCTACATGGAGATAAGCAAAACCCGGGAATTTGAACTGATTGTCTATGCCCGGGTATTAATGGCCATGGGTCGGATCTATGACGCCGAGCTGCTGCTGACAAGGCTTCTCGCCTTTACAAAACTTAAGGCAAGGCGGCACAGTATGGTAGAGATATTGAACCTGCTGGCGATGCTGTACTATCAAACTAATAAAATGCCCCAAGCCGTAAATTATCTGGAAAAATCCCTAAGCATAGGGAGGGAAGCCGGGTATGTCAGGAGTTATCTTGACGAGTCTGATCTCATGATGAACCTGTTGCGATACTGCATAATAAAATGGGGAGACGGGGAAAATTACGATACTCCTGAAGCACTGATCGTCTACGCCAAAGAGATTTTCCGGCAAACTCAGAAAAATTTGCCCATGAAGCCGGCTATCTCCAGTGAGGCAACGGCAAAAATGCTGTTAACGAATAAAGAGAAAACGGTGCTGAAACTTCTGCTGGAGGCCTATAGCAATAAAGAGATTGCCCACAAGATGGGAATTACCTTGCGGACTGTCAAATCTCACACCAGCAATATTTATTGCAAACTGGGTGTAACAAGCAGGGCCCAGTGTGTCAAGTTAGCCCGGGAATTGCGGCTTGAGTAA
- a CDS encoding response regulator: protein MNVVSIDDYPLSRQGLMAVLGLESEFEFAGEASSVKEAREVIFRLKPEIIIIDLKLKDESGFDIISEVKELDSDCKVVILTSSLDPDDFKRASEFGVDGYILKDAMPEEIVNAVRLVSKGRKYYDPSIMEIVMKKENLQHNVEELTSRELEVLAALGKGLSNKDIAEQLFISEYTVKKHVSQIFGKLGLSCRTQAALYANKHKLGSLLV, encoded by the coding sequence ATGAACGTAGTGTCAATTGATGATTATCCATTATCAAGACAGGGCCTTATGGCAGTTCTTGGGTTAGAAAGTGAGTTTGAGTTTGCGGGGGAAGCTTCCAGTGTTAAGGAAGCACGTGAAGTTATTTTCAGATTAAAACCAGAGATTATTATTATAGACCTAAAGCTAAAGGATGAAAGCGGTTTTGATATTATCTCTGAAGTCAAAGAGTTAGATAGTGATTGTAAAGTTGTTATATTAACTTCTTCATTAGACCCGGATGACTTTAAACGTGCGTCTGAGTTTGGTGTTGATGGGTATATTCTAAAAGACGCTATGCCAGAGGAAATAGTTAATGCTGTTCGGCTGGTCAGTAAGGGGAGAAAGTATTACGATCCGTCTATTATGGAAATTGTAATGAAGAAAGAAAACCTGCAGCATAATGTTGAAGAGTTAACGTCTAGAGAACTAGAGGTTCTGGCAGCGTTGGGTAAAGGTTTAAGTAATAAAGATATAGCTGAGCAGCTATTCATTTCCGAGTATACCGTTAAAAAACATGTTAGCCAAATTTTCGGTAAACTTGGACTAAGCTGTCGTACACAGGCAGCGCTTTATGCAAATAAACATAAACTTGGAAGTTTATTAGTGTAA
- a CDS encoding DUF5658 family protein has protein sequence MKVYERRIIFASGILFILNALDGLLTFWGLNLKVIEEANPLMRGLITMNPSSVICAKLLLPLFMGVICWIAREQSQRLVKYSLSLVLVIYLLTNLLHLYWWLNL, from the coding sequence ATGAAAGTGTATGAAAGAAGAATTATTTTTGCTTCGGGTATTCTTTTTATTTTGAATGCACTCGATGGACTATTAACTTTTTGGGGGCTGAATCTAAAGGTTATTGAAGAGGCTAATCCATTAATGCGGGGTCTTATCACTATGAACCCTAGTAGTGTCATTTGTGCTAAGTTATTACTCCCCCTATTTATGGGAGTTATTTGTTGGATAGCACGAGAACAATCGCAACGATTAGTTAAATATTCACTTAGTCTGGTCTTAGTGATTTATTTATTGACAAATCTGCTGCATCTTTATTGGTGGTTAAATTTGTAG
- a CDS encoding sensor histidine kinase — MGVRKITNNEIRMIGNLCWLVLTVNYLWVDESISLTNKILKIILIYVLAEIITGMLIELNNMREHTLALRQSNVKFESAVNELIQFYHSIDFQKSSNSTSDITRELCEYIIKISGVDSAFVWLYSQNGDKNSILLTPENKRQEVVIANESGQVWDNLRNEEEAALVQFGDTWYYLAPVKTATCFYGFIGVFWDEATSAKFKERLHQNVRLLAEWSAIIYERVDTDNRAVKSMIEAERKRIGEEIHDLSSGRLFSAVCATSALAKSEKVDIKDREQLKLITSTVNQALSELRSIIYSLKVTSDKDWLQQIKRYLYEVERLHGVSVSLVISEMDVDLGGQQARALYRIIHEAANNALKHGRCKNLTVEFMNIGEELHLTITDDGKGFEPINSADEHQGLGLINMTSLAHSINAILSIETHLGQGTLIRIVLPNESAGITMLKSG, encoded by the coding sequence ATGGGGGTGAGAAAGATAACGAATAATGAGATCCGTATGATAGGTAATCTCTGTTGGCTTGTTCTTACAGTTAATTACCTATGGGTGGATGAATCGATTTCCTTAACTAACAAAATACTTAAGATAATCCTCATTTATGTGCTGGCAGAAATTATAACTGGTATGTTGATTGAACTTAACAACATGCGTGAACATACCTTAGCTCTTCGTCAATCAAACGTTAAATTCGAGTCGGCAGTTAATGAACTTATACAGTTTTATCATTCAATTGATTTTCAGAAAAGTTCGAATAGTACATCTGATATTACACGTGAATTGTGCGAGTATATAATCAAAATATCGGGAGTTGATTCGGCTTTTGTATGGCTCTATTCACAAAATGGAGATAAAAACTCAATCCTGCTAACACCTGAAAACAAACGCCAAGAAGTCGTTATTGCAAATGAATCAGGACAAGTTTGGGATAATCTTCGAAATGAAGAAGAAGCTGCATTAGTTCAATTCGGAGATACATGGTATTATTTAGCCCCAGTTAAAACGGCAACATGTTTTTATGGATTTATAGGAGTATTTTGGGATGAGGCCACTAGTGCCAAGTTCAAGGAAAGACTCCACCAAAACGTCAGACTCCTTGCGGAATGGAGTGCAATTATCTATGAGCGGGTGGACACAGATAACAGGGCAGTAAAATCGATGATTGAAGCGGAACGAAAACGCATAGGTGAGGAAATTCACGACCTTAGTTCTGGACGTCTTTTTAGCGCTGTTTGTGCCACGTCTGCTTTAGCAAAGTCCGAAAAAGTAGATATAAAAGATCGTGAACAACTTAAGCTTATCACAAGTACAGTTAATCAAGCGCTCAGCGAGCTTCGTTCAATAATCTACTCACTCAAAGTTACTTCTGATAAAGATTGGCTCCAGCAGATAAAACGCTACCTCTATGAGGTCGAAAGACTTCATGGGGTTTCCGTCTCTTTAGTAATTAGTGAAATGGATGTAGACCTTGGAGGACAACAGGCTCGAGCGTTGTATCGGATTATTCACGAAGCAGCAAATAATGCCTTGAAACATGGCCGATGTAAAAATTTAACGGTTGAATTCATGAATATAGGAGAGGAATTACATTTAACGATTACAGATGATGGGAAAGGTTTTGAACCGATAAATAGCGCCGATGAGCACCAGGGTTTAGGGTTAATCAATATGACTAGTTTAGCTCATTCCATTAATGCAATCTTATCTATTGAAACTCACTTGGGGCAAGGTACCCTGATAAGAATCGTTTTGCCAAATGAAAGTGCGGGGATCACTATGTTGAAAAGCGGATAA
- a CDS encoding AraC family transcriptional regulator produces MAVRPEKIEFENGISVKAYVRGCQYPYHWHDTLEIIQVLKGSINIDVGDHNLTLHENDIAIVNMGELHRITKTHEDNKILFIQIDGCFCSSVLPDDEYLFFYCCSAYHETEAPQKYKKLRRYTALLTSALMDNPRGEHKQNIESILVDMLDYLTYNFDFLRWGYGTTPFTEKLVNRLKQIAKYAISDLDVQLRLKELAVEVGVSLQHLSHDIKDKFGLTFLELLYYSRCAYAAKLLLSTDARIIDIAMACGFSDTKYLVKYFRQYFHTYPSAFRKVHRTDIQTLSSQVEYREYPLSHALSQRNILE; encoded by the coding sequence ATGGCTGTGCGTCCCGAAAAAATTGAATTTGAAAATGGAATATCAGTCAAAGCATATGTCAGAGGATGTCAATATCCCTACCACTGGCATGATACGCTGGAAATTATTCAGGTGCTGAAGGGGTCAATCAATATCGATGTTGGCGATCACAACCTTACGCTGCATGAAAATGATATTGCAATCGTAAACATGGGCGAGCTTCACCGTATCACAAAAACTCATGAGGATAATAAAATTCTGTTTATACAAATTGATGGATGTTTCTGCAGCAGCGTCCTGCCGGATGACGAATATCTGTTTTTTTACTGCTGCTCCGCTTACCATGAAACGGAAGCACCACAAAAATATAAAAAACTTAGGAGATATACTGCCCTGCTGACATCGGCGTTAATGGATAATCCCCGTGGAGAGCATAAACAAAATATCGAAAGTATTCTGGTGGACATGCTGGACTATCTTACCTATAATTTTGATTTTCTGCGCTGGGGTTATGGAACTACACCCTTTACTGAAAAGCTTGTAAATAGGCTCAAGCAAATAGCTAAATATGCAATCAGCGATCTTGATGTACAGTTGAGGCTGAAAGAACTGGCCGTTGAGGTAGGCGTCAGCTTGCAGCATTTAAGTCATGATATAAAGGATAAATTCGGATTAACCTTTCTGGAATTATTATATTACAGTAGATGCGCATATGCCGCAAAGCTTCTGTTAAGTACGGATGCACGGATAATCGATATTGCTATGGCGTGCGGATTTTCTGATACAAAATATTTAGTTAAATATTTTAGACAATACTTTCATACCTATCCTTCGGCGTTTCGTAAAGTGCACCGGACGGATATCCAGACCCTTTCATCCCAGGTGGAATACCGCGAATATCCTCTCTCTCATGCATTGAGCCAGAGAAATATTTTAGAATAA
- a CDS encoding response regulator — protein MNVVSIDDYPLSRQGLMAVLGLESEFEFAGEASSVKEAREVIFRLKPEIIIIDLKLKDESGFDIISEVKELDSDCKVVILTSSLDPDDFKRASEFGVDGYILKDAMPEEIVNAVRLVSKGRKYYDPSIMEIVMKKENLQHNIEELTSRELEVLAALGKGLSNRDIAEQLFISEYTVKKHVSQIFGKLGLSCRTQAALYANKHKLGSLLV, from the coding sequence ATGAACGTAGTGTCAATTGATGATTATCCATTATCAAGACAGGGTCTTATGGCAGTTCTTGGGTTAGAAAGTGAGTTTGAGTTTGCGGGGGAAGCTTCCAGTGTTAAGGAAGCACGTGAAGTTATTTTCAGATTAAAACCAGAGATTATTATTATAGACCTAAAGCTAAAGGATGAGAGCGGTTTTGATATTATCTCTGAAGTCAAAGAGTTAGATAGTGATTGCAAAGTTGTTATATTAACTTCTTCATTAGATCCGGATGACTTTAAACGTGCGTCTGAGTTTGGTGTTGATGGGTATATTCTAAAAGACGCTATGCCAGAGGAAATAGTTAATGCTGTTCGGCTGGTCAGTAAGGGGAGAAAGTATTACGATCCGTCTATTATGGAAATTGTAATGAAGAAAGAAAACCTGCAGCATAATATTGAAGAGTTAACGTCTAGGGAACTAGAGGTTCTGGCAGCGTTGGGTAAAGGTTTAAGTAATAGAGACATAGCTGAGCAGCTATTCATTTCCGAATATACCGTTAAAAAACACGTTAGCCAAATTTTCGGTAAACTTGGACTAAGCTGTCGTACACAGGCAGCGCTTTATGCAAATAAACATAAACTTGGAAGTTTATTAGTGTAA
- a CDS encoding response regulator — MRFVCVDNFPLSRQGLIRILKSEDGLEFVGEAASVNEARDVIVKLCPDIVIFDLRLKDESGLDILMEMRKLNTSCKYMVLTSSHEPEDFIRANELGIDGYILKDAMPEEILNAVRSVARGRKYYDPEVIEWVLKIQNQYVEQLTSREQEVLTAIGAGLSNKDISERLFITEYTVRKHVSRILAKLGLHRRTQAALYARPHKNS, encoded by the coding sequence GTGAGGTTTGTATGTGTTGATAACTTTCCATTATCGAGACAGGGACTTATAAGAATTTTGAAGTCAGAAGACGGATTAGAATTTGTAGGTGAGGCTGCTTCAGTTAACGAAGCAAGGGATGTCATTGTAAAGCTATGTCCAGATATAGTGATTTTCGATTTGAGGCTTAAGGACGAATCCGGTTTAGATATCTTAATGGAAATGAGGAAATTAAATACTAGCTGTAAGTATATGGTTTTGACATCGTCACATGAGCCTGAGGACTTTATACGAGCTAATGAGTTAGGCATAGATGGATATATTCTAAAAGATGCAATGCCAGAGGAAATTCTAAACGCTGTTCGTTCAGTGGCGCGAGGAAGAAAATACTATGACCCGGAAGTTATTGAATGGGTTCTTAAAATACAAAATCAGTATGTTGAGCAACTAACCTCAAGAGAGCAGGAGGTTCTAACGGCAATCGGAGCAGGTTTAAGTAATAAAGATATTTCAGAACGGTTATTCATTACGGAATATACGGTTAGGAAGCATGTGAGCCGGATTTTAGCTAAACTTGGTCTCCATCGTAGAACTCAGGCTGCACTTTATGCAAGGCCGCATAAGAATAGTTAA
- a CDS encoding response regulator produces MTVIAIDGFPLSRQGLMAILGLEEGFEFVGQASSVKEALDLIRRSDPDIIILDLKLKDECGLEILLEIKRLGSRCKCVVLTASFDPEDFRRASELGIDGYILKDAMPEEIISALRLVSKGRKYYDPAIMDLVVNQSKMNDSNMLTPREREVLRALGVGLTNKDIAQQLFISESTVKKHVSQVLAKLGFSRRTQAALYAKTH; encoded by the coding sequence TTGACGGTTATAGCTATAGATGGTTTTCCATTATCAAGACAAGGATTAATGGCAATCTTGGGGCTGGAAGAAGGGTTCGAATTCGTAGGTCAAGCTTCTTCTGTGAAGGAAGCTTTAGATCTGATTAGACGATCGGATCCGGATATCATCATTTTGGATTTAAAACTTAAAGATGAATGCGGCTTAGAAATCTTGTTAGAGATCAAAAGGCTAGGCTCAAGATGTAAATGTGTAGTGTTAACCGCTTCATTCGATCCGGAGGATTTTCGACGTGCTAGTGAACTGGGCATTGACGGATATATTTTAAAGGATGCAATGCCCGAGGAAATTATTTCTGCTCTTCGCTTAGTAAGTAAAGGTCGGAAGTATTACGATCCTGCGATAATGGACCTCGTTGTGAATCAATCGAAAATGAATGATTCGAATATGTTAACGCCAAGAGAACGAGAGGTACTTAGAGCACTCGGAGTTGGATTAACGAATAAGGACATCGCTCAGCAATTATTTATTTCTGAGAGTACAGTCAAAAAACATGTTAGCCAGGTGCTGGCTAAACTCGGTTTTAGTCGGCGTACGCAAGCAGCTCTTTATGCAAAAACCCATTAA
- a CDS encoding nucleoside-diphosphate sugar epimerase/dehydratase — protein MKFSRSSLVLILLDAALINLAAIGSFYLRFEGNIPREYYWTYYHTAWAGTLIYLLIFSFFGLYNRLWQYASISELLSVIFAVFVGTSSVVLVVYFLAPMRYPNTVAVLFWLTTTFMISGSRLILRIIDDAVLTIPIPGIPKRVLIIGAGDAGALAIRELKNSNYREGYPIGIIDDSLQKQKLKLMGIPILGTRKDIPHVVKSHKVEEVIIAMPSAPGAVIRDIAKICEKSGAVIKIVPGIYNFFSGQIDTLQIRQVEIEDLLGRDQLNLDIDEVAGYLAGETVMVTGAGGSIGSELCRQICRFNPEKLILVGRGENSIFDIEQELGSEFSDINVITEILDVKDREKVELVFWKYRPGVVFHAAAHKHVPLMERNPEEALKNNILGTYNVAEISDLTRVKTFVLISTDKAINPTSVMGATKRVAEMIIQSLDLQSQTRFVAVRFGNVLGSRGSVIPTFKKQIAKGGPVTVTHPEMVRYFMTIPEAAQLVIQAGAMAEGGEIFILDMGKPVRIIDLARDLIRLSGLEADVDIRIEFTGIRPGEKLYEELLTAEEGRTSTKHQRIFVAKPSAVDIAGVELLVQLIRERGSFLTREEIEQELSGVVSGFQQLQGKKHNKQNSIFNIV, from the coding sequence ATGAAATTTAGCCGGAGTTCCTTAGTTTTAATCTTACTTGATGCGGCCCTTATTAACCTGGCTGCAATAGGTAGTTTTTATCTACGCTTTGAAGGTAATATCCCGAGGGAATATTACTGGACTTATTATCATACCGCTTGGGCAGGTACGCTTATATATCTATTAATCTTTTCATTCTTTGGCTTGTATAATCGGCTTTGGCAGTATGCAAGTATAAGCGAACTCCTTTCAGTTATATTTGCGGTTTTTGTTGGAACAAGTAGTGTGGTACTGGTGGTATATTTCTTAGCGCCAATGCGGTATCCAAATACAGTAGCAGTATTATTTTGGCTGACAACCACTTTTATGATAAGTGGGTCACGTTTAATCTTGAGGATAATAGATGATGCTGTTTTAACTATTCCGATTCCAGGTATACCTAAGAGAGTTCTGATCATAGGTGCAGGAGATGCGGGGGCATTGGCTATTCGGGAACTTAAAAATAGCAATTATAGAGAAGGGTATCCCATTGGGATCATCGATGATTCTCTGCAAAAACAGAAACTTAAACTAATGGGTATTCCTATTCTGGGAACGAGGAAGGATATCCCACACGTTGTTAAATCACATAAGGTAGAAGAAGTAATTATAGCAATGCCTTCAGCTCCAGGTGCTGTTATAAGAGATATTGCAAAGATTTGCGAAAAAAGTGGTGCCGTTATCAAGATTGTGCCTGGTATTTATAACTTTTTTAGCGGGCAGATCGATACTTTGCAAATTCGTCAGGTGGAGATTGAAGATTTGTTAGGAAGAGATCAACTTAACCTGGATATCGATGAAGTAGCAGGTTATCTGGCAGGAGAAACAGTCATGGTTACGGGGGCCGGCGGATCCATTGGATCAGAGCTATGTCGGCAAATATGCAGGTTTAACCCTGAAAAACTCATTCTTGTTGGGCGAGGGGAGAATAGTATTTTTGATATCGAACAAGAATTGGGTTCGGAATTTTCAGATATAAATGTAATAACGGAAATTTTAGATGTTAAAGATCGTGAAAAAGTTGAACTGGTTTTCTGGAAATATAGACCCGGCGTAGTCTTTCATGCGGCTGCCCATAAGCATGTCCCGCTGATGGAACGAAATCCAGAGGAAGCTTTGAAGAACAATATTTTAGGTACCTATAATGTTGCAGAAATCTCGGATTTGACCAGAGTAAAAACGTTTGTACTTATTTCTACAGATAAAGCCATCAATCCAACGAGTGTTATGGGGGCTACAAAACGAGTGGCAGAGATGATTATTCAAAGCTTAGATCTGCAATCTCAGACACGTTTTGTTGCTGTGCGATTTGGTAATGTCTTGGGAAGCCGAGGAAGTGTCATACCTACGTTTAAGAAGCAGATTGCCAAAGGCGGCCCAGTGACAGTGACTCATCCAGAGATGGTTCGTTACTTTATGACGATTCCGGAGGCGGCTCAACTCGTTATTCAAGCTGGAGCAATGGCCGAAGGCGGGGAGATCTTCATTCTTGATATGGGAAAGCCAGTTAGAATTATTGATTTGGCAAGGGATCTAATTAGGTTGTCAGGGCTTGAGGCGGATGTGGATATTAGGATTGAATTCACAGGGATACGTCCTGGAGAGAAGTTGTACGAAGAGTTACTCACAGCAGAGGAGGGGAGGACAAGTACGAAGCATCAAAGGATTTTTGTGGCAAAGCCGAGCGCGGTAGATATTGCGGGAGTTGAATTATTAGTTCAGTTGATTAGGGAGAGGGGTTCGTTTTTAACGAGGGAGGAGATTGAGCAGGAGTTGAGTGGGGTTGTGTCTGGGTTTCAACAGCTTCAAGGGAAAAAACACAATAAACAAAACTCAATTTTCAATATAGTTTAA